Genomic DNA from Solanum pennellii chromosome 3, SPENNV200:
tataaatatttatatatattaatattcgattaaatttaaattcgcGTCTACAAGTATAATATTCTTCCTTATCCAACCATATTCACAAGTCAATTTTTTGGACCAATCATTAATAATATACAGCTAAACGCGGTCCTAGATTTTCTCCTAATTATAATACAAAATCAATgtgttttattttgttaaacCTTCTAAGCTAATTTAACTTCGACTAAttcttcttttatatatatatatatataaaattactttttaataatttataattaattgttaTGATCTTCATGCTGATCTTCTTTTTACTATAAACAAATACTAATTAAAACttcattaataatttacaaCTATAAACAAGAAGCccaaactaaaaaatattttaaatattttcttcaaaagctCGAAGAACTAATTAGAAATCAAAAGCTAgcatcttttatatttattttcttaaaaaaaaattgaaactaaagtTGACCTCAAAAGAATTGAATGGTTCAAgaaaattattgtttaattttcattttccacAAGCAAAATATTTGCTTGTAGATAAAGTATACTTGCTTGACATttgaaaaatatacatatatattattttattattaaataaacaaaagtttcttgacatttaaaaaattgttaagtattaaattaaaaagttgCTTGAGATTGACAACATAACCACATATTATTCTCTAtacaaaaaatagtaattttttaaaataaaaaaaattatttgttacacataattgttaaaaaaaatcaagtccacacatacatatacacGTAGATAGAGAaataaacatacatatatacaaggTCATGGGGGATACTTGCATTTTTAGtccttaaaatattaataaattctaattttgatttattttaaatatatgataattgaTAAGTATATTATTAATCCCTTGATTTGTTCTTTTGGTTAAGAgaatatgaattaaataatCATAGAGTTTGATCTCACTGCTcctaaatttttcataaaattcttaATTGTTACACtatgtaattatgttatgacATTTGTTATTTGTTCCATCATTTCTATTTGAGGGTAAACTAAtttaaacatgatatattttttacctaaaatgaataaaatacgtgatttaatttaaataaggtTAAATATGCTTGATATATCCGCTTGTGAAtctttatagtttttttcttatttttatcaaattatttacattatttatatgggATAAGGCAGAACTATCCCTAGACTATGACTGAAATCACAGAGACACACTTTAATTAAACTAAGTTCTTATTACCCcattgaacttattttttttataattttgtacaccttttgtcttacgtaGCACACTCTGTGTCTCTACGCAATTGAGGTGCTTAAGAGATATTTAGAAGTCACGTGAgccaaaaaggtgcacaaaattataaaaaaaatgggttCAGAAAGATAATAAAACTGTAGTTTAGTTAAActgtgtctctaaaatttcggtcatagtctaggggctGATATTATGTAAAGTTGGTGTTATTATTCCTAATTGAGGATATGACTTGAGAAGTAgtctaaatataatatatttttcgtATAAGAAAGCAAAAACACAAATATCAATCTAAAAAGGGACTAATCATCTTACTATGTTAATTGTTGGATGTCATTTTAACAAGTGCAAATTTGAAAAGTAAAGGCATATTTATGCTAAAGTATTAACAAAAGATGCTCAATTTCGCATAGTTTAAAAGAATATCtaagtatttttttcaaaattttatcaacTGAACGCTAAATATGTTTAGTCCTatatcacaaaattaatatttattgataatcaAGGGACCAAATTGatattatactatatatatagcCTTAAATAGTGCTTAAAGGGTGGCTCAAAAGTAGGGTCAAGTACCATTAGCCTTCTTCTCAActctctttaaaaaaaaaagacaaaaaaacacATACAAACAAAGTTTGAGAaacattattcataaaaaaaaaaaaaagttcatttttGTTGCCTATTTTTGGTGTTTTTAGGACATTTATAGAGATCATGGGTCAATGTGTTTCATCAAATAATTGTACATGTGAAGAAAATAGAAGTGCAATTTCATGGAGGCACAAAGattatcaaaaacaaaaattggataataagaaacataaagtTTCTTCTTGTTATGCTATGATTAAGGAGCAACGTTcaagattttatattattagaagATGTATCATTATGCTTATCTTTTGGCATAGATATAGCAAGATTTGatactttttcatcttttactTCTCTTGTTCTTCTCGGTGTCAATTCAAGATTTGTTGAAATCGCACGgaaatttaagatttaaagTTAGTGGATTCAGAATATACTCTTTGAGCTCAAGAGGCCATTGGATTCGgttgaatccatcgtcttagGTGTAATTGGTCAAGATATTTAGAGTAAGTGAATTCAGAATAAACACTTAGAGCCACAAACAATCATATTCGGTTGATACTTCGAGTTGGTATTAATTCAAGATTGGTTGAATACACAatgaattcaagatttaaagtcaataaatttgaaatatattgttgGTTCGAAGGCAATTGGATCGAGTTGAACTCATATCAAGTGAAGGGCACAAACAATAATTTAGAACTTGTTGAATAAAAATGAGTCAAATTAAAATCGCGCATATATGTTTCACACCAATAAAAAGTAAGGTGGTTTTTTATCGAATTTGTCATTGGTCTCTAGTTTGTACATAGTTTTTTTGGatttgtaaatataaaaaaaatgtttaaatgtaaatatttaatttgattacaattttagaagagaaaaataacCATCTTGGattattttctttgtaattGAAATTGGCATTTTCTatgtaaaatacatatataataagaatttaatattttatctctTCCTTAATTTCTCCATCTTTATATTTCCTCCTCTTTCTTGTTATCAATTTAAGATTAGTTCGAAAGCAtcgtaaaaattaatttaaaattaataaatttaaattatattatattaaatcaaaaataattgaattcaagtGAACTCGCTTAAAGTGAGTATGTAGCAAATGAGCATATGAACATTTGAGATACAGAATCACATAAAAGCATCAAAAATCatattcaattataatttataaattacattaattaaatacgatttgaaattgaaactttaaaaaatacatagtccaaaataaaatattaccaaTCATATAGCCCAATATACAACATTATATCAGCTTCATGACATAGAAATAttagtaagaaaagaaaatgtttggaaaaatGTCTATTTAAAATTGCTTTCTATAGGTTTATCACAAGTCAATATCATTAAATTTAGACAcaagtatattaaaattttaatattatttttttgtaattgaatTTGACATTTTCTATGCATAAAATACATCAGCAGACAGTGATACAATTTcttgttattggttgaattttttATAGTATATTATACTTTCATATTAAAGTTTTAGCTAGATACCaattgaataaatagaaatGATGGATTCAccaacaaatagaaaaaaaaatgatgtcctaaattttatatttgtaaagattttaaactttaaactttcatatatatatatatattaccttTCACAcgaatattataatatatttaataatattttcttcttaaattatgTACTaagtcaaacaaaataaaataaaataaaagagtcaATAGAATTCGAGCTAAAATACTGAATTCTACCAAACACACAAAGTTGTATCTACAAATAATTGTTCATatggaaattgaaaaaaattcaatctaATCCAAATTCAATTAGTAGGAACATAACCATATATAGTTGTTGAATTTatgtaataaaaatattaaaatcaaagaaTTATTGAAACAACACATGTTTCCAGCTATAATATGAATATCAGTGAATCCAAAAGTAAATACAAAAAACTTTTAGATTATCCCTATATGTCTACCTTGATTTTCCCTCAAaacttttttgttataaatatctaaccctcattaaccttaaacacaaaaaaatatcactATATCGATCTCTCTAAAACAGTTATCCTCTATAATAACATTTCACGACAACAGTAcgttatattacatattttctATAACAATTGCATCCAAAATAGATCTATACAAGCGACGTctagatttcaaaaaaaaataccaCAAACTCCCATGCGGTCTCTCCGTAAAAGTCATCATATCACTATAACAACTTAGTTTTCTTCCGATCTAATTTTTCTTAGTATGTTAtgtaatatattttctataacaacaaaatatattcaGACAAACGACATCGTTTTAGTCTCCTAACCCCacacacaccaaaaaaaaataaaaaaatttctaaaaatggACCCAAAAAATTTAGTCCTACCACAAGGTATCCAAGTAGATGAATCATCACCAGAATGGTTAAGTAAAGGTGATAATACATGGGAATTAATAGCAGCCACAATGGTGGGCCTACAAAGTGTACCTGGGCTTGTAATATTATATGGATCAATGGTAAAAAAGAAATGGGCTGTTAATTCAGCTTTTATGGGCCTATATGCATTTGCATCAGTTttaatttgttgggttttatggGCCCATAGAATGGCATTTGGTACACATTTAATGCCAATCATTGGTAAACCAGAAGAATCAATGgcacaaaattatttattaagtaaATATTCACATTATAATATCCCAACAGCAGATTATGTGTTTTATCAATTTGCATTTGCTGCAATTACTGTTATATTATTAGGTGGTTCATTACTTGGTAGAATGAATTTTTATGCATGGATGATATTTGTACCACTTTGGGTtacattttcatatacatttgGAGCTTATAGTATATGGGGCTCTGGATTTCTTCAGCCCATTATTGATTTTTCTGGTGGTTATGTTATACATCTTTCATCTGGAGTTGCTGGATTTACTGCTGCTTATTGGGTAAATTTCTTAAAATCTTTCCGATATTTTTTACTCGAACCGAGAGCTTTTCGGAAATAACTTGTCAGATGGGTGTAAGATTCGCGTACAGTACCTTTTTCAGACCCCACTTAAGGGAATTGCATTGAATATGTTGTTgctattaaataattttttactagaattttatttttattttctcgaGTCAGGATCTATTGAAAATGGTTTTTTTTAGCTCTATAAGAttggtatatttttttagtatttttatgtGTATTACTCGAATTGAGAGTTTTTCAGCTCTATTTCTAGGAGGTAGGAGTAAGGTTTGCATACGTTTTACTATTTTCAGACCCCACTTATAAAATTACACTGAGTATGTTATTGTTGAGTAGTTTTTTTACTAGACAttctttatcctttttttttcctttgaagcAATTAAGGATCTATTGAAAAAGGTTTTTCTAGGGATAATATTTGTGTACATTCATCCTTTCAAAATGTCATTTATGGACTTtactgaatatgttattgttataattattgttacgatggtatgaatatgatttttcctccttaaaataaaaagtctaGAGTTCGGGCCGTAAGatattcttttataaaagaaattgataGGGAGTGCATCCAGTATAGTTGATCTTATATGGCGTGAATCTGAATTaatcaagattaaaaaatggaTATAGATGATTCTATTATATGACcaatcatatacatcatttagAATATTCTCCCATAGAGTTCACTTAGGAcctttaaaacaaaaaattaactcTGGTGCGAGataatcatgataaaaaaaGCGTGAGAAGAATTCTAAActcaaaataagcaaaataaaaaagacttcGTGTGAgatgatattaattttatttttttgagtatTCAGATTATAACAGTTCCGATTGACAGTCAGTCACTCACTTATTAATTGATTGTTAGGTTGGACCAAGACATTCACATGATAGACAACATTTTCCACCAAACAACATAATTCACATGCTTGGAGGTGCTGGTTTTCTTTGGATGGGATGGACTGGATTTAATGGTGGATCTCCATTAGCCTCTAATTTAATTACATCATTAGCTATACTTAATACACATATTTGCACAGCCACTAGCTTGTTGGTCTGGCTTTCTATGGACATGATTTTCTACAATAAAAGTTCTGTTATTGGAGCTGTACAAGGAATGATAACTGGCCTTGTTTGTATCACTCCTGGCGCAGGTTAGTCGATTCAGAATTTGAactttgtgattttttttggattctAGTCCtttttgagttataaatttaTCTTTCGAGCCTCTTAATTTCTCTAGTCTGTTTTCCCGATACATTTGAATAgaatcttttgttttctttctttcttaaagtCCGTGTTTAGTCAAATGACGTCATGCTCCAATGAGGCAGGTATAGTAGAGTCATGGGCAGCAATACTCATGGGAATTTCATCAGGCTCAATACCATGGTTCACAATGATGGTTCTTCACAAAAAATCTTccttttttcaaaaagttgatgaTACCTTAGGTGTATTTCACACACATGCTGTAGCAGGTTTACTAGGAGGAATCCTGTCTGGTCTATTTGCTAAACCTAAACTTTTGAGGATGTTTTATGGTTCAGACAAGTATGGTCCTGGTTTTCTATACAGCATAATTGATGGAGATATGAAAAGAGGAGTTAGACAAATGGTTTATCAACTTGTTGGTGCACTATTTATTACAATATGGAATGTTGTAGCTACTAGTttgatatgtatttttataagtaGAATAGTTGAGTTGAGATTACATGAAGATGATGTTGAGATTGGTGATGATGCTGTTCATGGTGAAGAAGCTTATGCTTTGTGGGGTGATGGAGAGAGAGATCCACCTAGATTTAATAGGACACCTAAAATCCCTTCTTTTTGTAGGCAAATTCAGAATCTATAGTTGATGAGGATGTACAGCTTATTATGTATGTTTAACACATCTTTACCTCACAGTTATTGAATATTCTATATGTTTTCAATGTCGTTCAATTGCTTTAGTTTGAGTCTCATTCAAATGTATAGAATTTAATGTCTATTATTGCATAAAGATCCTTAACAAACAGTTTTCAGCCTATCTACCATACTTCCTTTCATAAGGAGAATATGACCTGGATCGTTCCCTTCTTGACCTTCCCCCGTAAGGCGAGCGCCTAGGAGAATAATCTCGGTAAGGCAAACGCCTTGGAGGAGATCTTCTGTACCCATAGTCTTCAAGGCGCCCATAGTCCTCACGGCCACGATACCTACCACGGTCACCACCACGATCAACGCCACGAAAACCTgtgacaaaagaaaaataagtgttCAAGAATACAAAAATTTTGCCCAAATTTACCAAAACTAAGAGAAATGAGAAAGGACTCACCATCGCCCCTTGCGTTCTTAAGCCCTAGATAGTGACCAGGTGTTGGAGTCCTCGGGCGTTTCCTTCGTGACTGAAAAGTAGACATACGGTTTTCTTAACGTGAAGTCTAAACAGGTGCACATTTACATGACAATGGGATATCTAGACTAAACAATATACTTCTTTCTTGAAGTAAGCATTCATCGGCATAACACTTCTTTAACCTagcaaagaaaagaaagttgCTTACCTTCCCCCCTTACATGCTTGGTTAGGAAGTTGACAAAGCAGGGTAACTACGTTCTTTTTATAAACAAGTATAAGATCATGTTAGTCGTACATTAAAGCAGCTTAGATATTTGGCATGTTCCATCCAAGCAAAAAGTTGTGGGAGATAGAGACCAATGCTGGGTTAGATTGTTGATAATGACCGTACAGTATTTGCTGAGATTGTAAGATGTTGGACGATCTAGTTGCTATGTCTAGTTGATCAGATGCATGTGAAATGCTGTTTTAGCAAGCCATTGGTCAAGCTGAGTGAATATAATGTTGCAGGGAAGAACAGATCATCTTTTATTGCTGCCGACAAAGCTGACGCAATGTCTTCTGAATATAACCACAAAATCTCCAAGTCACAAGAAGATAGAAGTGCAATCAAAACGTACATGCTTCACTAACTTAAATACGAAACATCTCACCTTCTCCACTGTTATGTAGCGGCCTTCAAGGACAGACTGATTTAGGTGCTTAATGCAGCGATTGGCATCCTCAAGACTATCCATTGTTATAAAAGCAAAACCACGAGATATACGAGAACGCGGTTCTACAACCAAGAAAGCTGATTTTAACTGGCAgacaaagtaaaagaaaaaaatcagagCAGGTTCATAAAATTGGAGGGTGGACGAAGGAAAGAAAATCCAGCCAAAAATGCTACCACACCAAAAGTCATTAGTGTACATGTTGAGAAGATACTACTCATAAACAACtcagaaagaaacaaaaaatggaaaataaagaaCTTTTTGCCAAGAGAGTATA
This window encodes:
- the LOC107012114 gene encoding ammonium transporter 3 member 1-like; its protein translation is MDPKNLVLPQGIQVDESSPEWLSKGDNTWELIAATMVGLQSVPGLVILYGSMVKKKWAVNSAFMGLYAFASVLICWVLWAHRMAFGTHLMPIIGKPEESMAQNYLLSKYSHYNIPTADYVFYQFAFAAITVILLGGSLLGRMNFYAWMIFVPLWVTFSYTFGAYSIWGSGFLQPIIDFSGGYVIHLSSGVAGFTAAYWVGPRHSHDRQHFPPNNIIHMLGGAGFLWMGWTGFNGGSPLASNLITSLAILNTHICTATSLLVWLSMDMIFYNKSSVIGAVQGMITGLVCITPGAGIVESWAAILMGISSGSIPWFTMMVLHKKSSFFQKVDDTLGVFHTHAVAGLLGGILSGLFAKPKLLRMFYGSDKYGPGFLYSIIDGDMKRGVRQMVYQLVGALFITIWNVVATSLICIFISRIVELRLHEDDVEIGDDAVHGEEAYALWGDGERDPPRFNRTPKIPSFCRQIQNL